The following coding sequences lie in one Silene latifolia isolate original U9 population chromosome 5, ASM4854445v1, whole genome shotgun sequence genomic window:
- the LOC141655095 gene encoding uncharacterized protein LOC141655095, producing MDAYHLLLGRPWEFDQDSIHHGKENTYSFKFASKRVILSPLPPTIKPTTLPSMVEPSKEILLINGAEILQELKGEGDVYALVVMGLVKGVGCDREGHGQQVMAKEGVSREVQELLDSYEDVFPNEIPSGLPPLRGIEHQIDLIPGASLPNKVAYRSDPIATKELQKQIEELVSQG from the coding sequence ATGGATGCTTATCATTTGTTACTTGGGAGACCTTGGGAATTTGATCAGGATTCCATTCACCATGGGAAAGAGAACACCTATTCCTTCAAATTTGCTTCAAAAAGAGTCATATTGTCACCATTACCACCCACCATCAAACCTACAACACTACCTTCAATGGTTGAACCTTCTAAGGAAATCCTATTAATCAATGGGGCTGAAATATTACAAGAGTTAAAAGGGGAGGGGGACGTGTATGCTCTAGTGGTTATGGGGTTGGTTAAGGGAGTAGGATGTGACAGAGAGGGTCACGGGCAGCAGGTCATGGCCAAGGAGGGAGTGTCGAGGGAGGTTCAAGAGTTACTCGATTCTTATGAGGATGTCTTCCCTAATGAAATTCCAAGTGGATTGCCTCCTCTTAGAGGCATTGAGCACCAAATTGATCTTATTCCGGGAGCCTCTTTACCAAACAAAGTGGCTTATAGAAGTGATCCAATAGCCACCAAAGAGTTGCAAAAACAGATTGAGGAACTAGTGAGCCAAGGTTAG